GGTGTTTTATCTCTTGCAATTAAAGCATCTTTGTTTTCCTCTTGAAATGTAaacaatttttcattaaatctaTTAAAAATTCAGAGGAACTTTAAAGCATTCATTATTTCTTACAAATACAaccaaataatatgaaatttttctcgttaatttggtttttaattttgaaatttgttaaCAGGATATTTCCTAGTTGCAAGAGCTTTAATTGGGCTATCACTCTATTTAGCATTTTTGGTGTACAAATTCAGGAGAAGGCATGTATGGATGAACAACGACATTGAAAATTTCCTTCTAAGTCAAGACAATCTCATGCCCATTAGCTACTCTTACTCTAAGATTAGTAAAATGACTAGCAGCTTCAACCACAAGGTGGGCGAAGGAGGCTTTGGCCTTGTGTATAAAGGAAAGCTTAAAAGTGGTAGAATTGTGGCTGTAAAAGTGTTGAAGATGTCCACAGCTATTGCTCGAGAATTCATCAATGAAGTTGCCACCATTGGTAGGATTTATCATCTCAACGTGGTTCGTCTTGTTGGATTTCATGCTGGGAGATCTAAACGCGCTCTTATATATGATTTCATGCCTAATGGTTCACTTGAAAAGTACATATTTTCTGAGGAAGGAGCTTTCTCCTTGACTTACAAGCAAATGTTTGATATTTCACTTGGCGTGGCTCGCGGGATTGAATACTTGCATGATGGTTGTGACATGAAGATCTTGCATTTTGATATCAAACCTCACAACATTCTTCTTGACGAGAATTTCGTTCCtaaaatttcagattttgggTTGGCAAAATTGTACCCAACTGATTATAGCATTGTCTCTTTGACTGCAGCTAGAGGGACATTTGGCTACATGGCTCCAGAGTTGTTGTACAACAACATTGGAGGAGTTTCACACAAAGCCGATGTTTATAGTTTTGGGATATTGTTGATGGAAATGGCAGGTAGAAGAAGGAACCTAAATGCCTATGCAGATCACACAAGCCAAATTTACTTCCCTTCATGGGTTTATGTCCAGTTCAACAAAGGGAAAGGGATAGAAATGGGGGATGCCAGCGAAGAGGAAAAGGTGTTAGTGAACAAGATGATGTTGGTGGCTTTGTGGTGCATTCAAATGAAGCCCATTGATCGTCCGTCGATGAGTAAGGTTGTAGAGATGCTTGAAGGGAGTGCTGAACTCATACCTATGCCTCCCAAGCCCTCTCTTTGCCCACAAGAAATGTCAAATTAATATCACGGAATCAACACAACACTTAAAGGGTAAGCACTTGTTATTGAATAAATAGTTGATGTTCATCACTATAAACATTTGAATTCATGTATGCCAATGCCCGCCATCTTCCAAGGCATGGGTGAGCTTAGAGACTTGGTTTATTGGAGCACGCCATCTTCCAAGTATAAACATTtgtaagttataattttttttttactaaaattagaGCAAATTATAGTGCCATTCATGtaccaaataaattaatcataataaaactatATTTTTCTACCACCCAAATCCTTATTGTCGGAAGCGTACTCATAAAAAAGTTACTTGATGATATCCACACAATTAATTTCACACATGGTAGAATATATGGACTTGTCTTCAATGAATAATCTAAACAGATTAAGcaatttatttgtttcttcttctttgcaaaAAAACACAACTAATTTCAAGGATTCTCTATTGCAAACTAGATTAGTTTCCAAACCAAAGAGCACAATTACACATTCTAATTATTGTTTCTTCGTGTCAATTAGTTTCGTAAACAAATTTTGAaaggtaaattttttttttgtattttattgaaTAGctctttaaatttctttaaaaaactTACAACACCTCTCTGTCAGTCTGTTACTAATAGTATTAAATTAACTCAGTACACACTCTCTAGATTTTGGCATTTTAGCTTGAATAGCCattgaactttatttttttaccaaatgattcttaaatttttttcaaaatttccaataCATCCTTTCACAAAAAAGGATGttaatcaaactaattaaattatgttaaaattattcgttattttcatttaatttagtttaattaaggTTGTTTCTTTTGATTGAAGTATCttggttattttgaaaaagTTCAAAGAccaatttgacaaaaaaaaaaataatgataattagACTTCCAATCAaagtttcaaaactttaggaaatATTTAAGGTAGAAATCTAAAGATTAAGAATATTCGATCAATATATTTATTGTCGTTAATAGTATAGATGTTTCAGAactaatttgagaaaatttagagATCTACTTGATAAAAATGTTTACATCAAATACTCAAAAATTAAGAGTTGTATTATAAGTCTTGTtcagccaacttgctcatattaattaagttttgataattaacaaaaatatttttatgatataaatgtattctctttctcatgcaaaaagtaaatttattttgaattaaaaagaaatattttagacatattttctctcactcatgtaaaaagtaaatttattttaaattaaaagggattatttttagacatatttttttattttaatcatttatatctcaaaagcttataattaaattttcaaatattgatttctcatgcaaaaagtaaatttattttaaattaaaggtaagacatattttcttattgtttgagaaagactaaacatttttgaatttcaaacttcatattaaccctttttTTAATGGCtagtatatttgaaaaatatatatatagggtgtaacaccccacttttctctTATCGAGCGTATCACTATGTTGGGACCCAAATatgcataaattatttttttctttgtttctcggtacataacttaaaccttaagtaccgagttTCAAACAAAATCcctagcaaatcattaaaaatgcggaagcgataatcgaaaccggatatggtacataatcaaatcactttatttataacataagaatccgtaccatagttaatatcatatcctcaatattaaaatacataaatacatggagattccaaaatattctaacaaggctaatcatcaataaaacatcagctaaaacatatctgaGTCAGCTCACTGAATCCATCgaccacgccatcacgtgccgtctcatctcaacctgctccttgcctaagctgcaagtctaaactagAACGTGGAATGTTCTAAGGGCATAActcattagaagatgaaacttctagtgaacgttcaaaacatatatatatatatatatatatgaatgcatgatgcaataacatgaacaacatttgcccttaatgtaacttcccaggcccaccagcccgaCACGGAATCCTaagcaaatcccgaacctctgtaggataagcctaacgttattccgtCATTGCCCTAGGGAAATTACAGCTatactctgggggcgacatcccattcccatgcacaaatatcaacgtgacaataatatcgtgccatgcaattatTACGACTTTCCacgcaatatgacaaaatgaatcatatctttcgtaaatattatgcatatataagaaatcatatctttcataaatatcatgtataataaacaatcatatcatgtaggataggaaaactcaccttttgagataaacttgtattttctcgaaaagcgtgcattACCTCGATATGTGTGCCCCACTTGATTTTCGTGCAAACTCTCAAAACTTgtaccaatcacatcatctcgatcaccacaatcataaaatgatatttaatcactaaatatcctcaatactctatttatttcatttttccttcattttctctcattttttctttccaaaaatCCCATTAAATGCCtcgggactattttctcaaatctaatttcacaacaattcatcataggctatgaacttcaaaagaaaaatattggacTTACCCGGGTGTTgcattttcacgcaaaatgaggTTCTTTTGTGCTAAAACCGAGACATCAGAAAtcccaacttcaaaactttttgcacggACCTCCGTAAAataattttcccaaatttttaggattttttttagaatttttcagaAGTCCACGCGCCTGAACACGCCCCAACAAGCTAGGGTGAGTGGCCGCGCGTGAAGGGCAGCGCATGCTGGCCACTCGCCGGTCATCTTCCTCGGCCACAGCACACCAGAGATTCTGGCTGACTCCACCATCGCATACTCCTCTTCCAATCGATCCTCATAGGCCTTTTTGGAGCTTGAAAAGAGCTCACGAAGACCCTCAACCGGACGGCCAAAGCTTTGGCTTGGCCGTCCCCCTCATTTTCCGGCGAGGCCTCAAACGGCCATGAAATTTGCTCCAAAATGCCTCAAAGTTTCCAGAAACGATCCTCTCactatgggaaacaaaagccccatGGTTTTGACTCTCAATTTATTTGAAATCGCAGTCGATTTGAAGCTTAAAGCTCTCTCATTTTCGGCCTTTACtaacacctatttataggcatttccCAACCTTCAAACACTCTTGGCCGCCTTACCCATCACCTTAGGAGGCTCGACCTCCCCTGGATCGACCTCGAGCGAGCTTTAGCCGACCACAAAATGGATTTGCAGGCTTTTGTCATTTCGACCAAATTCTTGGTCAGATTTCTTCGATTTCCGACCACTCCCGTGGTCTTTGTCACTCCATCCCTTTACAACAAAGCATCCCCGACCAGGCCTCGTGCCATCCTTGTGGCCacaatcggccatggccgaccagccatgtgctggtcattggccaactttgaaaaattacactttagcccctcaacttttggtcTTTCTCATTTTGGTCCTTTCCACTTAGCCGTTTGACTTttcataattgcatttaagaccctcaagtcctaaaacatcattttgaccccccgaagattccaaaaaatcatcgttttggcctccctctagcaatttcaaaaaattacacttaggcttaaatcttcgttttggccctaaacctctttgtttctttctgaaaccactgaagggttgttccttatgaaaaatcgaaaccccctcaagcttccgttgacttccggGAAGTCGTCTATTataattcggtattgcagcctaattagcagctgcatttttgctgtaccgaaaactattcccaatccgatttctttcgatgctataaatcatatctcggggtgctctttaatgtcacatcattttcctttggtatCTTGGCTCTAGGGCATTCTCGGCAGTCGATTCAGTCATCTATACGATAATAAATTACCATTAtatcctcaatttatccttaaattctatttttgccccaagataaattatcCTTGAGTTCTTTAGAATTTATCGGGTATTAcatagggtaagtatggagattcaagtagaacaaacttgatggagcattcaaacaagagagAAGATTTGAAGTATTGGAAGTGTGCTgactggtggaattctcaaccgttggtgacttgtttgtaattatctttagttgtaagtttgttatttttactcgtTTGTTGTGTGAGGAGATTATATTTGCTAGTAGTTCTTGCTTAAACAAGGGATTATATGTTGGTTCTAATTCTAATTAAAAGATAGTGTTAATTCTCCTTAATAGAAACTCAAACTAAGTTTTGAGAGCCTTAAGCTAActcttgagagagaggattagCCTTTTTAGAGCCGAACctttataaatttctcttgttatttatgattgtgtgattttattgtatCAATCATAATGCAATtaccacatattaagatcataaatttaaaaatttttaaaagagttaaaattattaatttttttaaaaaactcaattcacccctcttgaTATTTTTCTGGACAACAAGtctatccttttttttaaaaaaaaagattaaacctatttatttctaaattttcatagcaagagtattttgaaaattgaatggtCAGACCAGCTGAACTGGAAATTTGTCAAAAAATTGATTCGATTTATGGAATACATtgattagattttttatttttatgttttatatatatttttttaaatattaaaaaatataataataaattattatatatatcatctatatatcattttgataatatttgttttgtctaatttttttatttataatttaaatatttgatcatgaattttattttacttttatcatacatttttcttaatattattgtaaaagttttttaataataggataattaaatgttatatgataaatataaattttaaaaaaatttatatcataattttaattaatgtgtttattttgttttgtaaaaaTACATACCAATTAGTCCTAATTTAATCTCAAATTTCCAATCCAACCACTAACAGTACATTActgtcattattttttataatatatataacgtattaatacataaatattataaaaaaaatatcataacatAGCTTGGAATGCTTTGCAATTTTGCAGAGAGGACCGTCCGACAGCGAGGGAGAGATTTGCAATGATCAATCTCTCTCTTCCATCACCCGCCAAAGTGGTTCCACCTTCCTTCCAATCTCCCCGTCGAAGCACCTCTTCGTCCTCCAACCAAAGCTTGAAAATTGCCGACTTCGAACCCTTCAAGGACCGTCTGATCCGTTTGGCCAATGTGGGCCGCCTCCACCAGGCAATGTCGACCATTGATCTCATGGCCCAGCGAGGCCTCGCCCCTGACATCCTCGCTACTCCGTCCTCCTCAAATCCTGCATCAGAACTCGTCAATTTGATCTGGGTAAGAAGCTCCACGCCAAGCTTTCCGCCTCGGGGCTTGTCCTCGACTGGGTCGTGCTCAACTCGCTCATCACCTTGTATTCCAAATGCGGTGATTGGGTCATGGCCAGCGCCATCTTCCAAGGCATGGGTGACCATAGAGACTTGGTTTCCTGGAGCGCGATCATTTCGTGCTTTGCGCATAATGGTATGGAAATGCGAGCAGTAGCTGCATTCTGGGATATGGTTGAATGTAGGGAGTACCCAAATCAATTTTGCTTCTCTGCCGTGATTCAGGCGTGTTCGAACGCCGAAAATGCTTGGATTGGGAAGGTGATGTTTGGGTTTGTGATAAAGAGCGGTTACTTTGAGTCTGATGTGTGCGTTGGTTGTGCTTTGATAGATTTGTTTGCGAAGGGTAGCGGTAAACTAAACTGTGCAAGGGAAGTGTTTGATAGAATGCCTGAGAAAAACTCAGTTGCTTGGACTTTGATGATAACTAGATATTCTCAGCTGGGTCGACCGAGAGATGCAATTGAGTTGTTTGTGGACATGGTAGCGAGTGGCTATGTGCCTGACCGGTTTACTTTTAGCAGTGTCGTTTCTACTTGTGCGGAGTTAGAGCTGCTCTCGTTTGGGCAGCAACTGCATTCTCAAGTTGTCAAGTACGGACTGGCTTTGGATGTTTGTGTTGGCTGTAGTTTGGTGGACATGTATGCAAAGTGTGCTGCAGACGGGTCCATGGTTCACTCGAGGAAGGTTTTTGATTTGTTGCCAAAACGTAATGTTATGTCTTGGACTGCATTCATTACAGGGTACGTGCagagtggatggaatgataAGGAAGCCATTGACCTTTATTGTGGGATGGTTGAGGATCAAGTTTTACCCAATCATTTCACATTTTCCAGCCTTCTCAAGGCATGTGCTAATCTCTCTGACCCAGCTGCAGGTGAACAGATTTATGCCCATGCCGTGAAACTTGGTCTTGCATCAGTTAATTGTGTGGGAAATTCTCTTATTAGCCTGTATTCTCGTACTGGTAGGATGGAGGATGCCCGGAAAGCTTTTGATATTCTAATAGATAAGAATTTGGTTTCTTACAACACAATTTTCAATGAGTATGCCAAGGGTCTGGATTCTAATGAAGCCTTGGAACTCTTTAATCGAGTTGAGGATATTGGTGTTGGAGCTGATGCTTTCACGTTTGCTAGTCTCTTGAGTGGAGCTGCAAGCATAGGTGCAGCAGAAAAGGGTGAACAAATCCATGCTCGGTTACTAAAAATGGGGTTGGGGTCAAACCAATGCATATCTAATGCTTTGATATCTATGTATTCTAGATTGGAAACATTGAAGCTGtcataccccgagagcccagagaagttagaatatatcgaggatagtgtaagaaaggaaacaacaccagctggataccttttgggctgaatgttggcaaagaactcccaagttaagcgtgcttgacctggggtaatccagggatgggtgacccccctgggaagttcgcgtaggcccatcagggtaagttgttccggatctttctatcgctcgagcgggatgttacaaatggtatcagagccgacccccgaggggggcgtgaggcccctatggggggtgcgtgtaggcaccttaggcgaatcccacatcggccatgcaaggggggagagatctgggaccagttgtaaggtcacatgacgaggacctcatgtgcttaaggggtgGAGAATGtcataccccgagagcccagagaagttagaatatatcgaggatagtgtaagaaaggaaacaacaccagctggataccttttgggctgaatgttggtaaagaactcccaagttaagcgtgcttgacctggggtaatccagggatgggtgacccccctgggaagttcgtgtaggcccatcaggataagttgttccggatcttcctatcgctcgagcgggatgttacagaagCTGCATCTCAAGTTTTTGCCAAAATGGAAGATCGGAATGTGATATCATGGACATCTATCATTACAAGTTGAGCATAACATGGTTTTGCGGCACTGGGATTGAAAATTTCCAAGAAATGCTTGTAGCGGGTATAAAACCAAACGAGGTCACCTATGTTGCTGTTCTATCAGCTTGTAGCCATGTGGGTATGATCAATGAGGGGTGGATGCACTTCCACTCAATGTACAAAAAACACAGGATAAGCCCAAGAATGGAACACTATGCTTGTATGGCTGATTTGTTAGGAAGATCAGGCTACCTAGAAGAAGCCATTAAGTTCATTAACTCAATGCCATGCACAGCCGATACTTTAGTTTGGCGAACGTTGCTTTCTGCTTGTCATGTTGATGGAGCTACTGAGCTTGGAAAACATGCTGCTGAGATGATTATTCGGCAGGAACCAAATGATCCAGCTGCACatattttactatcaaatttATATGCTTCAGCAGGTCAATGGGATGATGTagtaaaaattagaaaaaacatgaaagaaagaaatctgGTTAAGGAAGCAGGCTGCAGCTGGATAGAGGCAGAAAATATGGTGCATGCATTTCATGTCGGGGATACTTCTCATCCTCGAGCACGGGAAATCTACGAAGAACTCTTATCAGTTGGCCATCAAGATAAAGAAGATGGGTTATGTCCCTAATACAAACTTTGTTCTTCATGATATTGAGGAGGAACAAAAGGAGAAATATTTGTTTCAACACAGTGAGAAAATTGCTGTGGCATTTGGTCTTATAAGCACATCAATACCAAAACCTATTAGAGTATTTAAGAATCTCCGAGTCTGCGGAGACTGCCACAATGCTATGAAGTACATATCGATGgcaagagggagagaaattgtATTGAGGGATTCTAACCGTTTTCACCATTTCAAAGATGGGGCCTGCTCTTGCAATGATTATTGgtgatgatttatttattagtttgaAGCAATGAAAATGGCAGGTTTTGCAGTCCTAGATGTTTTATTGGTAAGCCTGAGCCAACCGGGCGTTTCCTTCTGCTGCTCGCATGAAGACCTGTAAGctaaactcaaaaataaaaccAGATCCAACGACAGGTACGACGTTGGTGGTTGGAGAGGAAGTGGTGGTGGCGGTTGCCAATTGCAGCCCGCGAAGGTGCCGCCATGTCATTGTCTAATAATCACAaggta
This genomic stretch from Diospyros lotus cultivar Yz01 chromosome 1, ASM1463336v1, whole genome shotgun sequence harbors:
- the LOC127787567 gene encoding rust resistance kinase Lr10-like isoform X4, whose translation is MNYYIDLAVGSNSNGFNNYSSLRRNHWYMLVGYVEMSDLAEFCTVEGVVPVAAEPFLNDRNVSLLDIIHSAMANGFELRYYKYELCLAERSYFHCLNEGKYIEFSFNGDLFNFNWHLHNYDANFLGFGICIIGCILLSISIGYFLVARALIGLSLYLAFLVYKFRRRHVWMNNDIENFLLSQDNLMPISYSYSKISKMTSSFNHKVGEGGFGLVYKGKLKSGRIVAVKVLKMSTAIAREFINEVATIGRIYHLNVVRLVGFHAGRSKRALIYDFMPNGSLEKYIFSEEGAFSLTYKQMFDISLGVARGIEYLHDGCDMKILHFDIKPHNILLDENFVPKISDFGLAKLYPTDYSIVSLTAARGTFGYMAPELLYNNIGGVSHKADVYSFGILLMEMAGRRRNLNAYADHTSQIYFPSWVYVQFNKGKGIEMGDASEEEKVLVNKMMLVALWCIQMKPIDRPSMSKVVEMLEGSAELIPMPPKPSLCPQEMSN
- the LOC127787567 gene encoding rust resistance kinase Lr10-like isoform X3; the encoded protein is MNYYIDLAVGSNSNGFNNYSSLRRNHWYMLVGYVEMSDLAEFCTVEGVVPVAAEPFLNDRNVSLLDIIHSAMANGFELRYYKYELCLAERSYFHCLNEGKYIEFSFNGDLFNFNWHLHNYGYYSTGFVVDANFLGFGICIIGCILLSISIGYFLVARALIGLSLYLAFLVYKFRRRHVWMNNDIENFLLSQDNLMPISYSYSKISKMTSSFNHKVGEGGFGLVYKGKLKSGRIVAVKVLKMSTAIAREFINEVATIGRIYHLNVVRLVGFHAGRSKRALIYDFMPNGSLEKYIFSEEGAFSLTYKQMFDISLGVARGIEYLHDGCDMKILHFDIKPHNILLDENFVPKISDFGLAKLYPTDYSIVSLTAARGTFGYMAPELLYNNIGGVSHKADVYSFGILLMEMAGRRRNLNAYADHTSQIYFPSWVYVQFNKGKGIEMGDASEEEKVLVNKMMLVALWCIQMKPIDRPSMSKVVEMLEGSAELIPMPPKPSLCPQEMSN
- the LOC127787567 gene encoding rust resistance kinase Lr10-like isoform X2: MNYYIDLAVGSNSNGFNNYSSLRRNHWYMLVGYVEMSDLAEFCTVEGVVPVAAEPFLNDRNVSLLDIIHSAMANGFELRYYKYELCLAERSYFHCLNEGKYIEFSFNGDLFNFNWHLHNYDANFLGFGIYINLPMPANGGRLYPRIIGFSIIGCILLSISIGYFLVARALIGLSLYLAFLVYKFRRRHVWMNNDIENFLLSQDNLMPISYSYSKISKMTSSFNHKVGEGGFGLVYKGKLKSGRIVAVKVLKMSTAIAREFINEVATIGRIYHLNVVRLVGFHAGRSKRALIYDFMPNGSLEKYIFSEEGAFSLTYKQMFDISLGVARGIEYLHDGCDMKILHFDIKPHNILLDENFVPKISDFGLAKLYPTDYSIVSLTAARGTFGYMAPELLYNNIGGVSHKADVYSFGILLMEMAGRRRNLNAYADHTSQIYFPSWVYVQFNKGKGIEMGDASEEEKVLVNKMMLVALWCIQMKPIDRPSMSKVVEMLEGSAELIPMPPKPSLCPQEMSN
- the LOC127787567 gene encoding rust resistance kinase Lr10-like isoform X1, whose protein sequence is MNYYIDLAVGSNSNGFNNYSSLRRNHWYMLVGYVEMSDLAEFCTVEGVVPVAAEPFLNDRNVSLLDIIHSAMANGFELRYYKYELCLAERSYFHCLNEGKYIEFSFNGDLFNFNWHLHNYGYYSTGFVVDANFLGFGIYINLPMPANGGRLYPRIIGFSIIGCILLSISIGYFLVARALIGLSLYLAFLVYKFRRRHVWMNNDIENFLLSQDNLMPISYSYSKISKMTSSFNHKVGEGGFGLVYKGKLKSGRIVAVKVLKMSTAIAREFINEVATIGRIYHLNVVRLVGFHAGRSKRALIYDFMPNGSLEKYIFSEEGAFSLTYKQMFDISLGVARGIEYLHDGCDMKILHFDIKPHNILLDENFVPKISDFGLAKLYPTDYSIVSLTAARGTFGYMAPELLYNNIGGVSHKADVYSFGILLMEMAGRRRNLNAYADHTSQIYFPSWVYVQFNKGKGIEMGDASEEEKVLVNKMMLVALWCIQMKPIDRPSMSKVVEMLEGSAELIPMPPKPSLCPQEMSN